The proteins below are encoded in one region of Vulpes lagopus strain Blue_001 chromosome 10, ASM1834538v1, whole genome shotgun sequence:
- the LOC121500289 gene encoding translation initiation factor IF-2-like, producing the protein MGGGREAPELGENWSSGRRTKVSERAAQLGGGAGPASDAPGLLPVLVTAPGAGPPAPAPRPPPPPRPAMQAPLHTDGSHENTSPASGRAGNNTRGRGSGPRPPPLPPPPGPPGGGGRRDPGPEGAAAASGGGRTAARGPLRAGAVRGEDQSPRRRARRMLPPRSPARAPPGAPRAGGHPRIPGGGGRAPSSPRSSARAGLEKAPVSTLQRRGPPWSCCSSIPGAAATALGWPRRG; encoded by the exons atgggaggaggcagggaagccCCAGAACTCGGGGAAAATTGGTCCAGCGGGCGGCGGACAAAAGTTTCCGAGCGCGCTGCACAGCTGGGCGGCGGAGCGGGCCCCGCCTCGGATGCTCCCGGCCTCCTTCCTGTGCTCGTGACGGCGCCGGGtgccgggccccccgcccccgccccccgccccccccccccaccccgccccgcgaTGCAGGCGCCGCTCCACACCGATGGCTCCCACGAAAACACGTCCCCCGCCAGCGGAAGGGCCGGGAACAATACGCGCGGACGCGgctccggcccccgcccgccccccctgcccccccccccggggccgcccggcggcggggggcggcgcgaCCCCGGCCCGGAGGGGGCCGCCGCGGCGAGCGGGGGAGGGCGCACGGCGGCCCGCGGCCCCCTCCGGGCCGGCGCCGTCCGCGGGGAGGATCAAAGTCCGCGGCGCAGGGCGCGGCGGATGCTCCCACCGCGCAGCCCCGCGCGGGCACCCCCGGGAGCGCCCCGGGCCGGCGGGCACCCCCGGATACctggcggcggcgggcgggcgccgTCATCCCCGCGCTCCTCGGCCCGAGCGGGACTCGAAA AGGCTCCTGTCTCAACTCTGCAACGCAGGGGCCCTCCTTGGAGCTGCTGCTCCTCCATCCCCGGGGCGGCTGCCACCGCGCTGGGCTGGCCTCGGCGGGGCTGA